A window of Rhododendron vialii isolate Sample 1 chromosome 11a, ASM3025357v1 contains these coding sequences:
- the LOC131306703 gene encoding probable ADP,ATP carrier protein At5g56450, with product MVEEGEESSSESGLRRRSSGPYDWVTSFQRDLMAGAVMGGLVHTIVAPMERAKLLLQTQESNAAIVSGPHRRFKGMADCIVRTVREEGILSLWRGNGSSVLRYYPSVALNFSLKDLYRNILRSGNSLDTHFVSGASANFIAGAAAGCTTLIIIYPLDIAHTRLAADLGRPNSRQFHGISHFLTTIYRTDGIRGIYRGLPASLQGMVVHRGLYFGGFDTIKEMMSEDKNKPELALWKRWVVAQAVTTSAGLVSYPLDTVRRRMMMQSGLEHAMYGSTMDCWKKIYRTEGVASFYRGALSNVFRSTGAAAILVLYDEVKKFMNWRRL from the exons atggtggaggagggagaggagagcAGCAGTGAGTCAGGGTTACGGAGGAGATCATCGGGGCCGTACGACTGGGTGACGAGTTTTCAGAGGGATCTGATGGCGGGGGCGGTGATGGGGGGACTGGTGCACACGATCGTGGCCCCAATGGAGAGGGCAAAGCTGCTGCTGCAGACCCAGGAGAGCAACGCCGCCATCGTGTCCGGGCCCCACCGGAGGTTCAAGGGGATGGCGGATTGCATAGTCCGTACGGTGAGAGAGGAAGGGATTCTCTCTCTTTGGAGAGGCAATGGTAGCAGTGTCCTCCGGTATTACCCCTCTGTTGCCCTCAATTTCTCCCTCAAG GATCTCTATAGAAACATCTTACGTAGTGGCAACTCTCTGGACACTCATTTTGTCTCCGGTGCTTCAGCCAACTTCATTGCTGGAGCTGCAGCCGGTTGTACAACACTGATTATCATCTACCCACTTGATATTGCCCATACCCGCCTAGCCGCTGATCTAGGAAGACCCAACTCGCGTCAGTTCCACGGCATCTCTCATTTCTTAACTACCATATACAGAACAGACGGCATCAGAGGGATTTACAGGGGACTTCCTGCCTCTCTTCAAGGGATGGTTGTTCACAGGGGCCTTTACTTTGGAGGTTTCGATACGATAAAAGAGATGATGTcggaagacaaaaataagcctgAGTTGGCGTTGTGGAAGCGGTGGGTGGTGGCTCAGGCGGTCACAACTTCCGCCGGATTGGTTTCGTATCCGCTTGATACGGTTAGGAGGCGGATGATGATGCAATCTGGTTTAGAACATGCAATGTATGGTAGTACCATGGACTGTTGGAAGAAGATTTATCGGACGGAGGGAGTGGCCTCATTTTACCGTGGGGCCCTTTCGAACGTGTTTAGGAGTACTGGTGCTGCTGCCATATTGGTCTTGTATGATGAGGTGAAGAAATTTATGAATTGGAGAAGATTGTAG
- the LOC131306702 gene encoding beta-fructofuranosidase, insoluble isoenzyme CWINV3-like yields the protein MKKTCTTSVLGLCYFVLIGNGVEFGASTPTATSDHSVLEEQPYRTAYHFQPPKNWMNDPNGPMYYNGIYHLFYQHNPYGPLWGNMTWAHSISYDLINWVHLDHALNPIDPFDINGCWSGSTTILPGGKPAILYTGKDTENHEVQNLAVPKNLSDPLLIEWVKSAHNPIMTPVNGIDPFFYRDPTTAWQGPNKRWRVIVGSQTDGHGTAILYTSEDFVNWTRSESPLHSSNRTGMWECPDFYPVSVEGNGRGIEPKYVLKASFNHQDHYVIGHYDPKTDIYVVNTDFMDSALQLRYDYGKFYASKTFLDSGKKRRVLWAWIEETDSESDDIEKGWSGLQSFPRTVSIGKSGEQLAQWPIKEIEKLRLEEVNIHDKELEGGSVLEVVGITGSQADVEVSFVLPKFEETEMMEQNLVDPQLLCSQNQASVEGLLGPFGLLVLASKDLTEQTAIFFRIFRSHSKYVVLMCSDQSRSSLRDEVEKTTYGAFVDIDPSSETVSLRSLIDHSIVESFGGEGVTCITARVYPKLATDKEAHLYAFNNGTQSVKISKLSAWSMKEAQFFQYRKEEGHFSNYDG from the exons ATGAAGAAGACCTGTACTACTTCTGTTCTTGGGTTATGCTATTTTGTACTGATTGGTAATGGAGTTGAGTTTGGGGCTTCCACTCCCACTGCTACAAGTGATCATTCTGTTTTGGAAGAACAGCCCTACAGAACTGCCTACCATTTCCAGCCCCCGAAGAACTGGATGAATG ATCCTAATG GACCGATGTATTACAATGGAATCTATCATCTTTTCTACCAGCACAACCCATATGGACCACTGTGGGGTAACATGACATGGGCCCATTCAATATCATATGATCTCATCAACTGGGTTCATCTTGATCATGCTCTTAATCCAATAGATCCTTTTGACATCAATGGTTGCTGGTCCGGTTCAACCACAATCCTTCCGGGGGGGAAACCTGCCATTCTATACACCGGAAAGGACACTGAGAATCACGAGGTCCAAAACTTGGCGGTGCCCAAGAATCTATCTGATCCACTCCTAATAGAATGGGTAAAATCAGCCCATAATCCTATAATGACTCCAGTTAACGGCATTGATCCATTCTTCTATAGGGACCCCACAACTGCATGGCAAGGGCCAAATAAAAGATGGCGGGTTATTGTTGGAAGCCAGACTGATGGTCATGGAACAGCAATTCTATACACAAGTGAAGATTTCGTTAACTGGACTAGGAGTGAGAGTCCTCTTCATTCCTCAAATAGAACTGGGATGTGGGAATGTCCTGATTTTTACCCGGTTAGTGTAGAGGGGAACGGTAGAGGTATAGAACCTAAGTACGTGCTCAAGGCAAGCTTCAATCATCAGGATCACTATGTAATTGGACACTATGATCCTAAAACAGACATATATGTAGTTAATACCGACTTCATGGACAGTGCTTTGCAGTTGAGGTATGATTATGGGAAATTCTATGCTTCAAAGACGTTTCTTGACAGTGGAAAAAAGAGGCGGGTATTGTGGGCATGGATAGAGGAGACGGATAGTGAATCCGATGACATTGAGAAGGGATGGTCCGGACTTCAG tCATTTCCAAGAACTGTTTCCATTGGTAAAAGTGGAGAGCAGTTAGCACAGTGGCCAatcaaagaaattgagaaacTACGTTTAGAAGAAGTTAACATTCATGATAAAGAGCTCGAGGGTGGCTCTGTGCTCGAAGTTGTGGGCATTACTGGTTCACAG GCTGACGTGGAGGTCTCATTTGTGTTGCCAAAATTTGAAGAGACAGAAATGATGGAGCAAAATTTGGTTGATCCCCAACTGCTTTGCAGCCAAAACCAAGCATCTGTGGAAGGCCTTCTCGGGCCATTTGGGTTGCTGGTTTTGGCTTCTAAGGACTTGACAGAGCAAACTGCGATCTTCTTTCGGATATTCAGAAGTCACAGCAAATATGTTGTTCTGATGTGCAGTGATCAGAGCAG GTCTTCTTTGAGAGATGAGGTTGAGAAAACAACCTATGGAGCTTTTGTTGATATAGACCCTTCTAGTGAGACAGTTTCACTCAGAAGCTTG ATAGATCACTCCATTGTTGAGAGCTTTGGAGGAGAAGGGGTCACATGCATCACTGCTAGAGTTTACCCGAAGTTGGCTACTGACAAAGAAGCTCACCTTTATGCATTTAACAATGGAACTCAGAGTGTGAAAATCTCAAAGCTTAGTGCTTGGAGCATGAAGGAAGCTCAATTCTTCCAATACAGAAAAGAAGAAGGCCACTTTTCCAATTATGATGGATAG